From the Gramella sp. Hel_I_59 genome, one window contains:
- a CDS encoding diphthine--ammonia ligase has protein sequence MNKAYINWSSGKDAAMAFYYARKNRELQVGKLVTSLSADVDRVTMHGVRRELLLQQAQCIGMDLQIIDLPANAGMKTYNQKMAEATKQLKSEDYSHAIFGDIFLEDLRTYRKEQLQKANIQAFFPLWKLNTKELIQQFIDLNFKAIVVCTNSKVLDDSFCGRLIDREFVTDLPENVDPCGENGEFHTFVYDGPIFEKPVEFEIGEKVKRSYSSAEDEDDCHSDTEKSWDTEFCFCDLLPK, from the coding sequence ATGAATAAAGCTTATATCAACTGGAGCAGTGGAAAAGATGCTGCAATGGCTTTTTACTACGCCCGGAAGAACAGGGAGCTGCAAGTTGGAAAGCTGGTAACGAGTCTGAGTGCAGATGTTGATAGAGTTACCATGCACGGAGTGCGTAGAGAATTGCTGCTTCAACAGGCTCAATGCATCGGTATGGATTTACAAATTATAGATCTTCCTGCCAATGCGGGAATGAAAACCTATAATCAGAAGATGGCTGAGGCTACAAAACAGTTAAAATCAGAAGATTATTCTCATGCGATTTTTGGCGATATATTTCTTGAGGATCTAAGAACCTATCGTAAAGAGCAATTACAAAAAGCTAATATTCAGGCGTTCTTTCCTTTATGGAAACTCAACACAAAGGAATTGATTCAGCAGTTTATAGATCTCAATTTTAAAGCGATCGTAGTTTGTACCAACTCCAAAGTGCTCGATGATTCTTTCTGCGGAAGACTTATCGATAGAGAGTTTGTAACTGATCTACCGGAAAATGTTGATCCCTGCGGAGAAAATGGGGAGTTTCACACCTTTGTTTACGACGGACCAATTTTCGAAAAACCTGTTGAATTTGAAATAGGAGAGAAGGTAAAGCGATCCTATTCTTCTGCGGAAGATGAAGATGATTGTCATAGCGATACTGAAAAATCCTGGGACACTGAATTTTGCTTTTGTGATCTTCTTCCGAAGTAA
- the lpdA gene encoding dihydrolipoyl dehydrogenase, with protein MTKYDIIVLGSGPGGYVTAIRASQLGFKTAIVEKESLGGVCLNWGCIPTKALLKSAEVFEYLKHAEDYGLKLENPDKDFDAVVKRSRDVANGMSKGVQFLMKKNKIDVLEGFGKLKSGKKIEVTDSKDKKTEYQADNIIIATGARSRELPNLKQDGKTVIGYREAMTLKKQPKKMIVVGSGAIGVEFAHFYNSMGTEVTVVEYLPNVVPLEDEEVSKQFERSIKKAGIKVMTNSSVESVEKSGDKVKAKVKTKKGEETLEADIVLSAVGIKTNIENIGLEDLGIKTDKDKILVNDFYQTNVSGIYAIGDVVAGPALAHVASAEGILCVEKIKGMDVEPLDYGNIPGCTYATPEIASVGMTEKQAKEAGYELKIGKFPFSASGKASASGKKDGFVKVIFDAKYGEWLGCHMIGAGVTDMIAEAVLGRKLETTGHEVLKAVHPHPTMSEAVMEAVAAAYDEVIHL; from the coding sequence ATGACTAAATATGATATTATAGTTCTAGGTAGTGGCCCAGGTGGATATGTAACTGCCATTCGTGCTTCTCAACTTGGTTTTAAAACCGCTATTGTTGAGAAGGAAAGTCTTGGTGGAGTTTGTCTTAACTGGGGATGTATTCCAACCAAAGCATTATTAAAAAGTGCTGAAGTTTTTGAATACCTGAAACATGCTGAAGACTATGGTTTAAAACTTGAAAATCCAGATAAGGATTTTGATGCGGTAGTAAAACGAAGCAGAGATGTTGCCAATGGAATGAGCAAAGGTGTTCAATTCCTAATGAAGAAGAACAAAATTGATGTTCTTGAAGGTTTTGGTAAACTTAAATCTGGTAAAAAAATAGAGGTTACCGACAGTAAAGACAAGAAAACTGAATACCAGGCAGATAATATCATCATTGCAACTGGAGCAAGATCAAGAGAATTGCCAAATCTTAAGCAAGATGGTAAAACAGTGATCGGTTACCGTGAAGCAATGACTCTTAAAAAGCAGCCAAAGAAAATGATCGTCGTTGGCTCTGGAGCGATTGGTGTGGAATTCGCGCACTTCTATAATTCTATGGGAACAGAAGTAACCGTAGTGGAATATCTTCCTAATGTTGTGCCTTTGGAGGATGAAGAAGTTTCCAAGCAATTTGAAAGAAGCATCAAGAAAGCCGGCATCAAAGTGATGACGAATTCTTCAGTAGAAAGCGTTGAGAAGTCTGGTGATAAAGTAAAAGCTAAAGTAAAGACCAAAAAAGGAGAAGAAACTCTGGAAGCAGACATAGTACTTTCTGCAGTTGGAATTAAAACAAATATTGAAAATATTGGACTTGAAGATCTTGGGATCAAGACAGACAAGGACAAGATTCTCGTGAATGATTTTTATCAAACAAATGTTTCAGGAATTTACGCAATTGGAGATGTAGTAGCCGGACCAGCTCTGGCGCATGTTGCTTCTGCGGAAGGGATTCTTTGTGTTGAAAAGATCAAAGGAATGGATGTAGAACCACTTGACTACGGAAATATTCCTGGATGTACTTATGCTACTCCTGAAATTGCTTCAGTTGGAATGACTGAAAAGCAGGCAAAAGAAGCTGGTTACGAATTGAAAATTGGGAAATTCCCGTTTTCAGCTTCAGGAAAAGCGAGCGCCTCTGGTAAAAAAGATGGTTTCGTAAAGGTAATCTTTGATGCTAAGTATGGTGAATGGTTAGGTTGCCATATGATTGGTGCCGGAGTAACCGATATGATCGCGGAAGCAGTTTTAGGTAGAAAGCTTGAAACTACAGGTCATGAAGTATTAAAAGCAGTTCACCCGCACCCAACGATGAGTGAAGCAGTTATGGAAGCTGTAGCTGCTGCTTACGATGAAGTGATCCACTTGTAA
- a CDS encoding collagen-like protein, whose translation MKKLLSLILIASTIVACSSDGEVGPPGPPGQDGVNIVGQAFEVEADFNDPDYSVFADIPSTIEVLESDVVLVYWLELVDDGTDVWNLIPQTIYFEDGEFQYNYNHTDFDVNIYLQGNIDLGTLGERYTQDQIFKIVVLPVDYAQDNNLDVSDYQSVKTSLDLNESNIKRFEVK comes from the coding sequence ATGAAAAAATTACTATCACTTATTTTAATAGCAAGTACGATCGTCGCATGTTCTTCAGACGGTGAAGTTGGACCTCCAGGACCTCCGGGACAGGATGGTGTTAATATCGTTGGACAGGCCTTTGAGGTCGAAGCAGATTTTAATGATCCAGATTATTCAGTTTTTGCTGATATTCCTTCTACTATTGAAGTACTGGAATCTGATGTTGTACTGGTTTACTGGCTGGAACTGGTGGACGATGGAACCGATGTTTGGAACCTGATTCCGCAAACAATTTATTTTGAAGACGGAGAATTTCAGTATAACTACAATCATACAGATTTTGACGTGAATATATACCTTCAGGGAAATATCGACCTTGGAACTTTAGGAGAGCGATACACTCAGGATCAGATTTTTAAGATCGTAGTATTACCGGTAGATTATGCTCAGGACAATAATCTTGATGTAAGTGATTACCAGTCGGTAAAAACTTCGCTTGATCTCAATGAATCTAATATCAAGAGATTTGAAGTAAAATAA
- the msrB gene encoding peptide-methionine (R)-S-oxide reductase MsrB, whose protein sequence is MKKYSIEKTEEEWKEKLSPEQYRVLREKGTEAPHTGEYNLHFEDGEYQCAACGEQLFESDAKFESGCGWPSFDNAIDGKVEYIQDRTFGMIRTEILCSNCGSHLGHVFDDGPTETGQRFCVNSASINFNQ, encoded by the coding sequence ATGAAAAAGTATAGTATAGAGAAAACTGAAGAGGAATGGAAAGAGAAACTTTCTCCAGAGCAGTATAGGGTTTTAAGAGAAAAAGGAACTGAAGCACCTCATACAGGTGAATATAATCTTCATTTTGAAGATGGTGAATATCAGTGTGCAGCCTGCGGAGAGCAATTATTTGAAAGTGATGCAAAATTTGAAAGTGGATGTGGATGGCCAAGTTTTGACAATGCAATTGATGGAAAAGTAGAATATATTCAGGATAGAACATTTGGAATGATACGTACTGAAATCCTTTGTTCTAACTGCGGAAGCCATCTTGGCCACGTTTTTGATGATGGTCCTACAGAGACCGGCCAGCGCTTTTGCGTGAATTCGGCCAGCATCAACTTTAATCAATAA
- the msrB gene encoding peptide-methionine (R)-S-oxide reductase MsrB: MKKFIILSLMTTFLFSCNGNAQKDSSKENSKSYEVTKSKEEWKAELTSQEYAVLREAATERPYSSDLLDIKKPGTFVCAACGNELYENEHKFESGTGWPSFDRAIDGGVAYGSDSKLGYQRDEVHCAKCGGHLGHVFNDGPKETTGKRHCINGVAMDFEPKK; encoded by the coding sequence ATGAAAAAGTTTATAATACTAAGTCTAATGACTACGTTTCTGTTTAGTTGCAATGGAAATGCTCAAAAAGATTCTTCCAAAGAGAATTCCAAATCATACGAAGTAACTAAATCCAAAGAAGAATGGAAAGCAGAATTAACTTCACAGGAATATGCAGTTTTGAGAGAAGCAGCCACAGAAAGACCTTATAGTAGTGATTTACTAGATATCAAGAAACCTGGAACTTTTGTGTGCGCTGCTTGCGGAAATGAGTTATACGAGAATGAGCACAAGTTTGAAAGCGGTACCGGATGGCCAAGTTTTGATCGTGCGATCGATGGTGGTGTGGCTTATGGAAGTGATTCTAAATTAGGATACCAGCGTGATGAAGTACATTGTGCTAAGTGTGGTGGACATCTTGGTCATGTATTTAATGATGGACCAAAGGAAACTACGGGAAAAAGACATTGTATCAACGGAGTCGCTATGGACTTCGAACCAAAAAAATAA
- a CDS encoding alpha/beta hydrolase produces MTQNTKDSIPVQRLLVPQYILTTSQILTKVSPFLASRFAAKLFLTPFRYKLPEREKEMDENTEQEKVIVPSMNREIVTYKYGESDKKVLLVHGWSGRGTQLAKIASALKVMGYQTISFDAPGHGKADGKMSMMPFFIEAVKFLDDKYGPFEAVIGHSLGGMSSLRAIKDGLKTNKLILIGTANNVTEITKNFAANMKMNDKVARKMKAYLDNKFKQDMDALSGAESAKEVFTPTLIIHDEQDVDVEVNSAYEIDGVLENSELMITKNLGHRRILGNPEVINKITSFIAAQ; encoded by the coding sequence ATGACTCAAAATACTAAAGACAGCATACCGGTTCAAAGACTATTGGTTCCGCAGTATATTCTAACTACATCCCAAATTCTAACAAAAGTAAGTCCGTTTCTGGCCAGCAGGTTTGCAGCGAAGCTATTTCTTACTCCTTTCCGTTATAAACTTCCGGAGAGAGAAAAGGAAATGGATGAAAACACTGAACAGGAAAAGGTGATAGTTCCTTCCATGAACCGCGAGATCGTGACCTACAAGTATGGCGAGTCAGATAAGAAAGTTCTGCTGGTTCATGGTTGGAGCGGCAGAGGAACTCAGCTGGCTAAAATTGCTTCAGCATTAAAAGTAATGGGCTATCAAACGATAAGTTTTGATGCTCCAGGTCACGGAAAAGCCGACGGGAAAATGAGCATGATGCCTTTCTTTATTGAAGCAGTAAAATTTCTGGATGATAAGTATGGTCCTTTTGAAGCTGTTATTGGTCATTCTCTTGGAGGCATGTCTTCTCTTAGAGCTATAAAGGATGGATTAAAAACCAACAAGCTAATATTGATTGGAACAGCAAATAACGTTACCGAGATCACTAAAAACTTTGCTGCTAACATGAAAATGAACGATAAGGTGGCCAGGAAGATGAAAGCTTATCTTGATAATAAATTTAAGCAGGATATGGACGCACTTTCTGGTGCAGAATCTGCCAAAGAAGTGTTCACTCCTACTCTAATTATTCATGACGAACAGGATGTGGATGTCGAAGTGAATTCGGCTTACGAGATTGATGGGGTTCTGGAGAATAGTGAATTGATGATCACAAAGAATTTGGGACACCGCCGGATACTAGGAAATCCTGAGGTAATTAACAAAATTACAAGTTTTATAGCGGCACAATAA
- a CDS encoding M48 family metallopeptidase: MKIKNAFLGLSVLLMVVSCKTNPFTGEKNLNFVSNDQLFPTSFEQYNQFLNEAEVVNNTEEARKVKRLGEDIVTAAERYLNANGYQGFMNDFKWEFNLVKDDQANAFAMPGGKVVVYTGILDEAQNTNGLATIMAHEIAHALADHGAQRMSAAQLQQLGAVAGTVAVSGRSESTQQIFAQAYGLGTTVGVMLPFSRGHESEADRIGLTLMAIAGYDPREAPELWKRMQANSGGQAPPEFLSTHPSNATRINNLTQWAPEAIAEAKKYGSTSFK, translated from the coding sequence ATGAAAATTAAGAATGCTTTTTTAGGTTTAAGTGTACTACTTATGGTGGTGTCGTGTAAGACCAATCCTTTTACGGGAGAGAAAAACTTGAACTTTGTCTCCAATGATCAATTATTCCCAACCTCCTTCGAGCAATACAATCAGTTTCTGAATGAAGCCGAAGTCGTAAACAATACGGAAGAAGCCAGAAAGGTGAAAAGACTTGGAGAAGATATCGTAACTGCTGCGGAAAGATATTTAAACGCAAATGGTTACCAGGGTTTTATGAATGACTTTAAATGGGAGTTCAACCTGGTAAAAGATGATCAGGCCAACGCATTTGCTATGCCTGGTGGAAAAGTTGTGGTCTACACAGGTATACTTGACGAAGCACAAAATACAAATGGTCTGGCGACTATTATGGCTCACGAGATCGCCCATGCACTTGCAGATCACGGTGCTCAAAGAATGAGTGCGGCACAATTACAACAATTAGGAGCAGTAGCTGGAACAGTAGCTGTAAGTGGTCGTAGTGAAAGCACGCAACAAATCTTTGCTCAGGCATATGGATTAGGTACGACAGTAGGAGTAATGCTTCCTTTTAGTAGAGGTCATGAATCTGAAGCTGATAGAATCGGGTTAACTCTAATGGCAATTGCAGGTTACGATCCTAGAGAAGCTCCTGAATTATGGAAAAGAATGCAGGCTAATAGTGGCGGCCAGGCTCCACCAGAATTTTTGAGTACTCACCCTTCAAATGCAACAAGGATTAACAATTTAACTCAGTGGGCTCCTGAAGCTATTGCTGAAGCAAAAAAATACGGATCCACTAGTTTTAAATAA
- a CDS encoding MFS transporter, with protein MKQLPKGSKKLIHAWAFYDWANSVYSLVISSAIFPIFYGALTIVKDSEGNMISDTVSFSGFNWNNDTLISYVTAAAFLVVSFLSPFLSGIADYVGNKKNFLKFFCYLGALSCIGLFWFNLENLWFGLLCYFLALIGFWSSLVFYNSYLPDIAFNDQQDKASAKGFSLGYLGSVILLVLCLIMILKYEWFGFEDEGLPTRLSFVLTGIWWIAFSQYTYYYLPKGNKKARLTKNVLFNGFRELKGIWFKINQNKQLKRYLVAFFVYSMAVQTIMLIATYFGIEELEWGEQDATTGLIISILLIQLVAVLGAFLTSRLAIKYEDVKILIFINLIWIAICGYAYFITTPQQFYVAAASVGLVMGGIQSLSRSTYSKMLPENAVDTASYFSFYDVAEKIGIVIGMFMYGLVAQITGSIRSSILFLVVFFIAGVFLLMRVPKKHPKIKNLPEDRF; from the coding sequence ATGAAGCAATTACCTAAAGGCAGCAAAAAGCTAATTCATGCATGGGCTTTTTATGATTGGGCCAATTCAGTTTATAGCCTGGTTATCTCCTCGGCAATATTTCCAATATTTTATGGTGCCCTAACGATCGTAAAAGATTCCGAAGGGAATATGATCAGCGATACGGTTAGCTTTTCAGGTTTCAACTGGAATAATGATACCCTCATTAGTTATGTTACTGCCGCTGCATTTCTTGTGGTTAGTTTTCTTAGTCCCTTCCTTTCTGGTATTGCCGATTATGTTGGAAACAAAAAGAACTTCCTGAAATTCTTCTGTTATCTCGGAGCCTTATCCTGCATAGGGTTGTTCTGGTTCAATCTTGAGAATCTCTGGTTCGGCTTGCTTTGCTATTTTCTCGCTCTTATAGGCTTTTGGTCCAGCCTGGTGTTCTATAACTCATATCTGCCAGATATCGCCTTTAATGATCAACAGGATAAAGCAAGTGCTAAGGGATTTTCTCTTGGCTATTTAGGAAGCGTGATACTACTTGTGCTTTGTCTTATTATGATTCTGAAATACGAATGGTTTGGCTTTGAAGATGAAGGTTTGCCAACACGACTTTCCTTCGTGCTTACGGGAATCTGGTGGATCGCCTTTAGTCAGTATACCTATTACTATCTTCCAAAGGGAAACAAAAAAGCCCGGTTAACTAAGAATGTATTATTTAACGGGTTCAGGGAATTGAAAGGTATCTGGTTTAAGATCAATCAGAATAAACAATTGAAGCGTTATTTAGTAGCGTTCTTTGTTTACAGTATGGCCGTTCAAACCATTATGTTGATCGCGACCTATTTTGGGATCGAAGAATTGGAATGGGGAGAACAGGATGCAACTACAGGATTGATCATAAGTATTCTGCTAATTCAGCTTGTAGCGGTGCTTGGAGCTTTTCTAACCTCGCGACTTGCCATTAAATATGAAGATGTAAAGATCCTGATTTTTATCAACCTGATATGGATAGCAATTTGTGGTTATGCCTATTTCATCACAACTCCGCAACAATTTTACGTCGCAGCAGCTTCGGTAGGTTTGGTAATGGGAGGGATCCAGTCACTTTCCAGGTCTACTTATTCCAAAATGTTACCCGAGAATGCTGTAGACACTGCCAGCTATTTTAGTTTTTACGATGTAGCTGAAAAGATTGGAATTGTGATCGGGATGTTTATGTATGGTCTGGTAGCTCAAATTACCGGCAGTATTAGAAGTTCAATTCTTTTCCTGGTCGTCTTCTTTATTGCCGGAGTATTTTTATTAATGCGTGTACCTAAAAAGCATCCAAAAATAAAAAACCTGCCAGAAGACAGGTTTTAA
- a CDS encoding head GIN domain-containing protein codes for MKKVLLLSALFLLAFTSAHAQWGSKKIRGNGNMVTETRNTSDYEKIHVVGSMNVKLVSGTEGNIKVAAESNLQEYILTEVKNGTLKISTEKGVNLQTRKDLLITVPVKSVNDISLTGSGDIWTQDQLSEDRLSVSVTGSGDMVLDIQTNYLKGHVTGSGDIKIKGSSDNFQCNVTGSGDFDAFDLRAKNVEAKVSGSGDVMVYASSSLKANVSGSGDIVYKGDPEKQSFKTNGSGSVSSY; via the coding sequence ATGAAAAAAGTACTATTACTATCGGCCTTATTCCTTCTTGCCTTCACCTCTGCCCACGCACAATGGGGTAGCAAAAAAATTCGTGGAAACGGAAATATGGTGACTGAAACCAGGAATACTTCAGATTATGAAAAAATTCATGTGGTTGGATCCATGAACGTAAAATTAGTTTCAGGAACTGAAGGAAATATCAAAGTTGCTGCTGAAAGCAATCTTCAGGAATATATACTTACGGAAGTAAAAAATGGAACGCTTAAAATTTCTACGGAAAAAGGCGTTAATCTTCAAACTAGAAAAGATCTGCTCATTACTGTTCCCGTGAAGAGTGTGAATGACATTTCGCTTACTGGAAGCGGGGATATCTGGACACAGGATCAACTTTCAGAAGACAGATTGAGCGTGAGTGTTACAGGTTCCGGAGATATGGTTCTGGATATACAAACAAATTACTTAAAAGGTCATGTAACCGGGTCGGGAGATATAAAGATCAAAGGTAGTAGTGACAATTTTCAATGTAACGTAACTGGAAGCGGTGATTTCGATGCGTTCGATCTAAGAGCAAAAAATGTGGAAGCAAAAGTCTCAGGTTCCGGGGATGTTATGGTGTACGCTTCTTCAAGTTTGAAAGCAAACGTGAGTGGCTCAGGAGATATCGTATACAAAGGTGATCCGGAAAAGCAAAGTTTTAAAACAAATGGTTCCGGAAGTGTTTCCAGCTACTAA
- a CDS encoding DUF4179 domain-containing protein, translating into MKDNELEEFFESANFDIEEPQTDHRDKFARKLEKAKKSGKAGNNSGKIWIGLLSIAAVLALVLLLSNNFNQANQSDLASISPEMKQTQQFYSGLIEKELIALNAEATPETQAIIKDALQQLKKLEKRYKRMENDLLESGNDKRVIHAMIQNFQQRIDLLSEVLEQIENIKSLNNQNYESNTI; encoded by the coding sequence ATGAAAGATAATGAACTTGAAGAATTCTTCGAGTCTGCAAATTTTGACATCGAAGAACCGCAAACAGATCATCGCGATAAGTTTGCCCGCAAGCTGGAAAAAGCTAAAAAGTCAGGAAAAGCTGGGAACAACTCAGGAAAGATCTGGATAGGATTATTGAGTATCGCTGCAGTATTAGCCTTAGTGCTGTTATTATCCAATAATTTCAACCAGGCAAATCAGTCAGACCTGGCTAGCATTTCTCCGGAAATGAAGCAGACGCAGCAGTTTTATTCAGGATTAATTGAGAAAGAACTCATTGCGCTAAATGCGGAAGCTACTCCTGAAACTCAGGCAATCATAAAGGATGCCCTTCAGCAATTAAAAAAACTGGAAAAACGATATAAAAGAATGGAGAATGATCTACTAGAAAGTGGAAATGATAAAAGAGTTATACACGCCATGATTCAAAATTTCCAGCAGCGAATAGATCTACTTAGTGAAGTATTAGAACAAATTGAAAACATCAAATCATTAAACAATCAAAATTATGAAAGCAATACTATCTAG
- a CDS encoding RNA polymerase sigma factor yields MTPTITHINDLVARCRQGEQRAQMEIYDRYYKAMYNTAYRITGHSAEAEDIMQESFLKAFTRIDSFNEDATFGAWLKRIVINQSITALNKSKKLAEVPYKDELKNEEDSGGLVIDANTNSKVKLVLNALKNLKENYRICLTLHLIEGYDHEEISEIMKISYGNCRTMISRAKESLRKKLQQHER; encoded by the coding sequence TTGACACCAACCATCACACATATTAATGATCTTGTTGCCCGTTGCCGTCAAGGAGAACAACGTGCGCAGATGGAAATCTATGACCGGTATTATAAAGCAATGTACAACACCGCTTATAGAATTACAGGACATTCTGCTGAAGCTGAAGATATTATGCAGGAATCATTTTTAAAGGCTTTTACAAGAATAGATAGTTTTAACGAGGATGCCACCTTTGGAGCCTGGTTGAAACGTATCGTGATCAATCAAAGTATTACTGCTTTGAACAAATCTAAAAAGCTGGCGGAGGTTCCTTATAAGGATGAGCTAAAAAATGAAGAGGACTCTGGTGGTTTGGTCATCGATGCTAACACCAATAGTAAAGTGAAGTTAGTGCTTAATGCATTGAAGAATTTGAAAGAAAACTACAGGATATGTCTAACGCTACATCTTATCGAAGGATATGATCATGAAGAAATTAGTGAGATTATGAAAATCTCTTACGGAAATTGTAGAACGATGATTTCCAGAGCTAAAGAAAGTTTAAGAAAAAAATTGCAGCAACATGAAAGATAA